The Fuscovulum sp. sequence CGCTCTGCTCTGACGATTACCAGTTCCTTGGGGTTCCGGACGGCGACCTGCGATCAAGCTGGGCGCACTGTTCCGACATCGTGAAGCGGGCGGAAGGCCACGGGTTCCGCAACATCCTGTGCCCGTCCTCCTATCAGGTGGGGCAGGACACGCTGTCATTTGTCGCGGGCTGTGCGCCGATCACCGACCGCATCAACTTTCTGGCCGCGATCCGTTGCGGCGAGATGCAGCCGGTGATGTTGGCCCGGACGGTCGCCACGCTGGACCACATGCTGCAGGGGCGTCTGACGCTGAACGTGATTTCCTCGGACTTTCCGGGTGAAGTTGCAGACAGCGCCTATCGCTACAAGCGCAGCCATGAGGTGGTACAGATCCTCCGCCAGGCTTGGACACGGGACCACATCGAGTATTCGGGCGACGTCTACCAGATCAGCAAAGTGACGACCGATCCGGCGCGACCCTACCAGCAGAACGGCGGGCCGCTGCTGTATTTTGGCGGCTATTCCCCCGACGCGCTGGAGCTGTGCGGTGCGCAATGCGATGTCTACCTGATGTGGCCCGAACCGAAGGAAGTGCTCGCCAAGCGGATGCAGGACGTCCACGCCCGGGCCGCGGCGCATGGTCGAACTCTGGATTACGGCCTGCGTGTCCACATGATCGTGCGCGACACCGAGGCAGAGGCGCGGGACTATGCCGATTACATCGTGTCCAAGCTGGATGACGAGTACGGCAAGCTGATCCGCGACCGGGCGCATGACTCGATCAGCCTGGGCGTCGCGCATCAAGC is a genomic window containing:
- a CDS encoding LLM class flavin-dependent oxidoreductase, whose product is MSVVPITSLDLDACEVSWFAALCSDDYQFLGVPDGDLRSSWAHCSDIVKRAEGHGFRNILCPSSYQVGQDTLSFVAGCAPITDRINFLAAIRCGEMQPVMLARTVATLDHMLQGRLTLNVISSDFPGEVADSAYRYKRSHEVVQILRQAWTRDHIEYSGDVYQISKVTTDPARPYQQNGGPLLYFGGYSPDALELCGAQCDVYLMWPEPKEVLAKRMQDVHARAAAHGRTLDYGLRVHMIVRDTEAEARDYADYIVSKLDDEYGKLIRDRAHDSISLGVAHQARARELADQFGYIEPHLWTGIGRARSGCGAALVGSVDQVMSKLEDYQAMGIRAFIFSGYPHLDECDHFGSKVMPQIKTCSLPHAYGRVPASTPATPLGIGVRR